A window of the Fuscovulum sp. genome harbors these coding sequences:
- a CDS encoding SRPBCC family protein, translating to MRFLVWMCAVLFLLAGLVFLLGWLLPATREGRAEVVIAATPARIVAVIADVEAQTEWRQGISAIERTADGWVEVTARGERISFVTEEMGEARIRLRFASDAGYSGSWEAVLTPEAEGTRIAVVERAEIPAPLGRILARLFFDPEAFATTYLAALKARVEG from the coding sequence ATGCGGTTTCTGGTTTGGATGTGTGCGGTCCTGTTCTTGCTGGCGGGGCTGGTGTTTCTGCTTGGCTGGCTTTTGCCCGCCACTCGCGAAGGGCGGGCCGAGGTGGTGATCGCGGCGACGCCCGCGCGCATCGTGGCGGTGATCGCCGATGTGGAGGCACAGACAGAGTGGCGTCAGGGGATTTCCGCTATTGAGCGGACCGCTGATGGCTGGGTCGAGGTGACGGCGCGGGGCGAACGGATCTCTTTCGTGACGGAGGAGATGGGGGAGGCGCGCATCCGCCTGCGCTTCGCCTCGGATGCGGGATACTCGGGCAGTTGGGAGGCGGTGCTGACGCCGGAAGCAGAGGGCACGCGGATTGCCGTGGTCGAACGGGCGGAAATCCCAGCGCCGCTGGGCCGGATTCTGGCGCGGCTGTTCTTTGATCCGGAGGCGTTTGCCACCACATATCTTGCGGCACTCAAGGCGCGTGTGGAGGGGTGA
- a CDS encoding acetyl-CoA carboxylase carboxyltransferase subunit alpha has protein sequence MNYLEFEKPLAEIEGKAEELRAMARTNSGMDVSKEADALDRKAEVLLKDLYKDLTPWRKCQVARHPDRPHCKDYIDALFTEYTALAGDRNFADDHAVMGGLARFNDQPVVIIGHEKGNDTKTRIERNFGMARPEGYRKAIRLMDMADRFRLPVITLVDTPGAYPGKGAEERGQAEAIARSTEKCLQIGVPLISVIIGEGGSGGAVAFATANRVAMLEHSVYSVISPEGCASILWKDAEKMREAAEALRLTAQDLQKLGVIDRIIKEPLGGAQRGRKETIEAVGKGIEAMLKDLSGKKPDALIKDRRTKFIDMGSKGLAA, from the coding sequence ATGAACTATCTGGAATTTGAAAAGCCGCTGGCCGAAATCGAAGGCAAGGCGGAAGAGCTGCGCGCGATGGCACGCACCAATTCCGGCATGGACGTGTCGAAAGAGGCGGATGCGCTGGACCGCAAGGCCGAGGTGCTGCTGAAGGACCTGTATAAGGACCTGACGCCCTGGCGGAAATGCCAGGTGGCGCGTCACCCGGACCGCCCGCATTGCAAGGATTACATCGACGCGCTGTTCACCGAATACACCGCGCTGGCGGGGGATCGGAACTTTGCCGATGACCATGCGGTGATGGGGGGGCTGGCCCGGTTCAACGATCAGCCGGTCGTCATCATCGGCCATGAAAAGGGCAATGACACCAAGACCCGGATCGAGCGAAATTTCGGCATGGCGCGGCCCGAAGGATACCGCAAGGCGATCCGCCTGATGGATATGGCGGATCGGTTCCGCCTGCCGGTGATCACGCTGGTGGATACGCCCGGCGCCTATCCCGGCAAGGGCGCCGAGGAACGCGGTCAGGCCGAGGCGATTGCCCGGTCGACCGAGAAATGCCTGCAGATCGGCGTGCCGCTGATTTCCGTCATCATCGGTGAGGGTGGGTCGGGCGGCGCGGTGGCCTTTGCCACGGCCAACCGCGTGGCGATGCTGGAGCATTCTGTTTATTCGGTGATCAGCCCCGAAGGCTGTGCGTCGATCCTGTGGAAGGATGCCGAAAAGATGCGCGAGGCGGCCGAGGCGCTGCGTCTGACGGCGCAGGATCTGCAAAAGCTGGGCGTGATCGACCGGATCATCAAGGAACCTCTGGGCGGCGCGCAGCGCGGCCGCAAGGAAACGATCGAAGCCGTGGGCAAGGGCATCGAGGCGATGCTGAAGGACCTGTCGGGCAAGAAGCCCGACGCGCTGATCAAGGATCGGCGGACCAAGTTCATCGACATGGGGTCGAAAGGGCTGGCTGCGTGA
- a CDS encoding calcium-binding protein, with product MSALLLLLALPLAALASSFDGPSSDDDDPDQEDGLDNSRMAPQSDAPDAAPEAAPEAAPQANNKGSVLRGTNGADRLSGLLGDDTLIGSGGADALQGGAGDDNLFGGAGNDTGLGGAGNDLLVGGLGNDSVDGGLGADRLYGGAGNDLVSGGAGRDSLFGTDGEDTLLGGDDEDILSGGRGVDSVYGGNGNDTVTMFDDSGSDRVFLGDGDDLLAGAPALTGFLARGGAGNDDMTGGRGADSLFGELGNDTLSGNGGNDELSGGFGEDRIFGGAGNDLIDGASEDDSIAAGSGNDTVLGGSGDDNVFGNLGDDLLSGDDGADRMWGGDGNDRMTGGEGNDAVRGEAGNDTLLGAAGADTLDGGAGNDSLSGGDGNDVIDGASRAPGAQGGPSGTDTLDGGAGNDIIRADGGDRVTLGAGSDELFVANAQNMVVTDFNPAEDKIEIGYNGTNPPAVTLQQVDGAVIVQLDGQPALRLEGQTLASMQGVNFTFTRLAA from the coding sequence ATGAGTGCCCTGTTGTTGTTGCTGGCCCTGCCCTTGGCGGCACTGGCGAGTTCCTTTGACGGTCCGTCGTCCGACGATGATGATCCGGATCAGGAGGACGGGCTCGATAACTCCCGTATGGCCCCGCAGAGCGATGCACCAGACGCAGCGCCGGAGGCCGCGCCAGAGGCTGCGCCGCAGGCCAACAACAAAGGCAGCGTGCTGCGCGGGACGAATGGGGCGGACCGCCTTTCCGGGCTGCTGGGCGATGACACCCTGATCGGATCGGGCGGCGCGGACGCGCTGCAGGGCGGCGCAGGCGATGACAATCTCTTTGGCGGTGCGGGGAATGATACCGGCCTTGGCGGAGCGGGCAACGATCTGCTCGTCGGGGGGCTGGGCAATGATTCGGTTGACGGGGGCCTCGGGGCGGATCGCCTGTACGGTGGGGCAGGCAATGACCTTGTGAGCGGTGGGGCCGGGCGTGACAGCCTGTTCGGCACCGATGGCGAAGATACGCTGCTGGGTGGGGATGATGAAGACATCCTGTCCGGAGGACGGGGTGTCGATTCGGTCTATGGCGGGAATGGGAACGACACCGTCACGATGTTCGACGACAGCGGGTCCGACCGGGTATTCCTTGGGGATGGGGATGACCTGCTGGCGGGTGCACCTGCGCTGACTGGTTTCCTTGCGCGCGGCGGGGCGGGCAATGACGACATGACCGGCGGTCGGGGCGCAGATTCGCTGTTCGGCGAGTTGGGCAATGACACCCTGTCCGGGAATGGCGGGAATGACGAATTGTCCGGTGGCTTTGGTGAGGACCGCATCTTTGGCGGGGCCGGAAATGACCTGATCGACGGGGCGAGCGAAGATGACAGCATTGCCGCAGGGTCCGGGAACGACACGGTGCTGGGCGGGTCGGGGGATGACAACGTCTTTGGCAACCTTGGCGATGATCTGCTGAGCGGTGATGATGGCGCCGACCGCATGTGGGGCGGTGACGGCAATGACCGGATGACCGGCGGCGAAGGGAACGACGCCGTGCGTGGCGAGGCAGGCAATGACACGCTGCTGGGGGCCGCCGGTGCCGACACGCTGGACGGTGGAGCGGGAAATGACAGCCTGTCTGGCGGGGATGGCAATGACGTCATCGATGGCGCAAGTCGCGCCCCCGGCGCGCAGGGCGGCCCGTCCGGTACGGATACGCTGGATGGCGGAGCCGGGAACGACATCATCCGCGCCGATGGCGGAGACCGGGTGACGCTGGGTGCAGGGTCGGATGAGCTGTTCGTGGCGAATGCGCAGAACATGGTGGTGACGGATTTCAATCCGGCCGAGGACAAGATCGAGATCGGCTACAACGGCACCAATCCGCCGGCGGTGACCTTGCAGCAGGTGGATGGCGCGGTGATCGTGCAGCTGGACGGCCAGCCTGCGCTGCGTCTGGAAGGGCAGACCCTGGCGTCAATGCAGGGTGTGAACTTTACCTTCACCCGGCTGGCGGCCTGA
- a CDS encoding L-malyl-CoA/beta-methylmalyl-CoA lyase, translating into MSFRLQPPAPARPNRCQLFGPGSRPAIFAKMAASAADVINLDLEDSVAPSDKDIARANVIEAISGVDWGHKTLSVRINGLDTPWWYRDVVDLLEKGGERLDLIMIPKVGCAEDLYAVDALVTAVERAMGRTKPIGFEVIIESAAGISHVEEIAKGSPRLQAMSLGAADFAASMGMQTTGIGGTQENYYMLREGMRHWSDPWHWAQAAIVAACRTHGILPVDGPFGDFSDDEGFRAQALRSATLGMVGKWAIHPKQVTLANEVFTPSDAAVAEAREILAAMDAAKARGEGATVYKGRLVDIASIKQAEVIVRQAELIAG; encoded by the coding sequence ATGAGCTTCCGCCTGCAACCCCCCGCCCCCGCCCGCCCGAACCGGTGCCAGCTGTTTGGCCCCGGATCGCGCCCGGCGATCTTTGCCAAGATGGCGGCAAGCGCGGCGGATGTGATCAACCTTGATCTGGAAGACTCGGTCGCCCCGTCGGACAAGGACATCGCGCGGGCCAATGTGATCGAGGCGATTTCCGGGGTGGATTGGGGCCACAAGACGCTGTCGGTGCGGATCAATGGGCTGGATACGCCATGGTGGTATCGCGATGTGGTGGACCTGCTGGAAAAGGGCGGCGAGCGGCTGGATCTGATCATGATCCCCAAAGTGGGCTGCGCCGAGGACCTTTATGCCGTGGATGCGCTGGTGACGGCGGTGGAACGCGCGATGGGGCGGACGAAACCCATCGGGTTCGAGGTCATCATCGAATCGGCGGCGGGGATTTCCCATGTCGAGGAGATCGCCAAGGGTTCCCCCCGCTTGCAGGCCATGAGCCTGGGCGCGGCGGATTTCGCGGCCAGCATGGGGATGCAGACCACCGGGATCGGCGGCACGCAGGAGAATTACTACATGCTGCGCGAGGGAATGAGGCATTGGTCGGACCCGTGGCATTGGGCGCAGGCGGCCATCGTTGCGGCCTGCAGGACGCATGGAATCCTGCCGGTCGATGGCCCCTTTGGCGATTTCAGCGATGATGAAGGGTTCCGCGCGCAGGCGCTGCGGTCGGCCACGCTGGGGATGGTGGGCAAATGGGCGATCCACCCAAAGCAGGTGACGTTGGCGAATGAGGTGTTCACCCCATCCGATGCCGCCGTGGCCGAGGCGCGGGAGATTCTGGCGGCGATGGATGCCGCCAAGGCCCGCGGCGAGGGGGCGACGGTCTACAAGGGCCGTCTGGTCGATATCGCCAGCATCAAACAGGCCGAGGTGATCGTGCGGCAGGCGGAATTGATCGCGGGTTGA
- a CDS encoding DUF1244 domain-containing protein codes for MTDPQIDDATMQALEAAAYRRLRDHLRNRTDVQNIDLMNLAGFCRNCLSRWMAEAAAEAGVPLGKEEAKTLVYGMPYDDWKALHQAEASDSQKAAFTESFKTHG; via the coding sequence ATGACCGACCCGCAGATTGATGACGCAACGATGCAGGCGCTGGAAGCGGCGGCCTATCGCCGCCTGCGCGACCATCTGCGCAACCGGACCGATGTGCAGAACATCGATCTGATGAACCTTGCCGGGTTCTGCCGCAACTGCCTGAGCCGCTGGATGGCCGAAGCGGCCGCCGAGGCGGGCGTGCCGCTGGGCAAGGAAGAGGCCAAGACGCTGGTCTATGGGATGCCCTATGACGACTGGAAGGCGCTGCATCAGGCCGAGGCGTCCGACAGCCAGAAAGCCGCCTTTACCGAGTCGTTCAAGACACACGGCTGA
- a CDS encoding multidrug efflux SMR transporter has protein sequence MNAWLIVLIAGLLETGWALGLKYSDGFSKPIPSVLTILGAIASFWLLSIAMKELPVGTAYAVWVGIGAVGTAVLAVFLFGDPVSLWRVIGILLILAGIIALKFA, from the coding sequence GTGAACGCCTGGCTGATCGTTCTGATCGCGGGGCTTTTGGAAACCGGCTGGGCGCTGGGCCTGAAATACTCGGACGGGTTTTCCAAACCCATCCCGTCGGTGCTGACGATCCTTGGCGCGATTGCGTCTTTCTGGCTGCTTTCCATCGCGATGAAGGAATTGCCGGTGGGCACCGCCTATGCCGTCTGGGTGGGGATCGGGGCCGTGGGGACGGCAGTGCTGGCGGTGTTCCTGTTCGGCGATCCAGTCAGCCTGTGGCGGGTGATCGGCATTTTGCTGATTCTGGCCGGGATCATCGCGCTCAAATTCGCCTGA
- a CDS encoding D-amino-acid transaminase — translation MTRTVFVNGTYLPEDQATVSVFDRGFLMADGVYEVTSVLDGKLIDFDGHTRRLHRSLDELDMQAPCSDADLLDMHRELIRLNGIDQGMIYLQVTRGNPGDRSFLFPDDSVKPTIVAFTQNIPNLADAPAAKTGFKVISIPDIRWGRRDIKTVQLLYPSMAKMMAKKAGVDDSWMVEDGMVTEGTSNNAYIIKGNRIITRQLTNDILHGITRTAVLRFAAEAQFEVEERPFTVAEAQAADEAFATAATIFVMPVVEIDGHPVGAGKPGPVVARLRELYIEEMRKVAV, via the coding sequence ATGACCCGCACCGTCTTTGTCAACGGCACCTATCTTCCCGAAGATCAGGCCACGGTATCCGTCTTTGACCGGGGCTTCCTGATGGCGGACGGGGTGTATGAGGTGACATCGGTTCTGGATGGCAAGCTGATCGATTTTGACGGCCATACCCGCCGCCTGCACCGCAGCCTGGATGAGCTGGACATGCAGGCCCCTTGCTCGGATGCAGACCTGCTGGACATGCACCGCGAACTGATCCGCCTGAACGGCATTGATCAGGGGATGATCTACCTTCAGGTCACGCGCGGCAATCCCGGCGACCGGTCCTTCCTCTTTCCCGATGACAGCGTAAAGCCCACCATCGTGGCCTTTACCCAGAACATCCCGAACCTTGCCGATGCGCCCGCCGCAAAGACCGGGTTCAAGGTCATCTCGATCCCCGATATCCGCTGGGGCCGCCGCGACATCAAGACGGTGCAGCTGCTCTATCCGTCCATGGCCAAGATGATGGCCAAAAAGGCCGGCGTGGATGACAGCTGGATGGTCGAAGACGGCATGGTGACCGAAGGCACCTCGAACAATGCCTATATCATCAAGGGCAACCGCATCATCACGCGGCAACTGACCAATGATATCCTGCACGGCATCACCCGCACCGCCGTGCTGCGCTTCGCCGCCGAGGCGCAATTCGAGGTGGAAGAACGCCCCTTCACGGTGGCCGAAGCACAGGCGGCGGATGAGGCTTTCGCCACCGCTGCGACGATTTTTGTGATGCCTGTGGTGGAAATCGACGGCCATCCCGTCGGCGCAGGCAAGCCCGGCCCGGTGGTGGCCCGCCTGCGCGAGTTGTACATCGAAGAAATGCGGAAGGTGGCGGTCTGA
- the pyk gene encoding pyruvate kinase: MRRLRNVKIVATLGPASNDYATIRALFEAGADVFRLNMSHGTHDDIRARHVIIRQVEADTGRPIAILADLQGPKLRVGAFANPAGEELVEGAAFRMDLDPTPGDVTRVQLPHPEIFAALEPGSSLLVNDGKIRLRVETCGKDFANCTVTVGGTISNRKGVNVPDVVLPLAALSDKDRKDLEFACELGVDWLALSFVQRPEDVIEARDLAKGRAAVLSKIEKPAAVKAYDAILAVSDGIMVARGDLGVELPVHSVPPIQKRLIRGARAAAKPVIVATQMLESMIESPMPTRAEVSDVATAIYEGADAIMLSAESAAGKYPIEAVQTMNNVAISVESDPTYRQVIEASRSVARTSVADGIVAAAREIAESADIKAICCFSQSGTTVSLVARERPRVPIIALTPLIETARRMSLTWGAHCVIAEEQDRFKGAVIAAVRAARTYGFASEKDQIVLTAGVPFNVQGTTNILRVAPCDERLIYKADPE; this comes from the coding sequence ATGAGACGCCTTCGGAACGTGAAGATCGTGGCCACGCTTGGACCGGCCTCCAATGATTACGCTACAATCCGCGCCTTGTTCGAGGCAGGGGCCGATGTGTTCCGCCTGAACATGTCGCATGGCACGCATGACGATATCCGCGCGCGCCACGTGATCATCCGCCAGGTCGAGGCAGATACCGGCCGCCCCATCGCCATTCTGGCCGATCTTCAGGGGCCGAAGCTGCGCGTCGGTGCCTTTGCCAACCCGGCCGGCGAGGAACTGGTCGAAGGCGCGGCCTTCCGCATGGATCTTGACCCGACACCGGGTGACGTGACCCGCGTGCAACTGCCCCACCCCGAGATTTTCGCCGCGCTGGAACCCGGATCGTCGCTGCTGGTCAATGACGGCAAGATCCGCCTGCGGGTGGAAACCTGCGGCAAGGATTTCGCCAATTGCACCGTCACGGTGGGTGGCACGATTTCCAACCGCAAGGGCGTGAACGTGCCGGACGTGGTGCTGCCGCTGGCCGCCCTGTCCGACAAGGACCGCAAGGATCTGGAATTTGCCTGCGAACTGGGCGTGGACTGGTTGGCGCTGTCCTTCGTGCAGCGCCCCGAAGATGTGATCGAGGCGCGCGATCTGGCCAAGGGCCGCGCGGCCGTGCTGTCCAAGATCGAAAAACCCGCCGCGGTAAAAGCCTATGACGCCATTCTCGCCGTGTCTGACGGCATCATGGTGGCGCGCGGCGATCTGGGCGTGGAACTGCCCGTCCATTCCGTGCCGCCGATCCAGAAACGCCTGATCCGGGGCGCACGCGCTGCGGCAAAGCCGGTGATCGTGGCCACCCAGATGCTCGAATCGATGATCGAATCCCCGATGCCCACCCGGGCCGAGGTGTCGGACGTCGCCACCGCCATCTACGAAGGCGCGGATGCGATCATGCTGTCGGCAGAATCCGCCGCCGGCAAATACCCGATCGAAGCCGTGCAGACGATGAACAACGTCGCCATCTCGGTTGAAAGCGATCCGACCTACCGTCAGGTGATCGAAGCCAGCCGCAGCGTCGCCCGCACCTCTGTCGCCGACGGCATCGTCGCCGCCGCGCGCGAAATCGCGGAAAGCGCGGATATCAAGGCGATCTGCTGCTTCTCGCAATCGGGCACCACCGTGTCTCTCGTGGCCCGTGAACGGCCCCGCGTGCCGATCATCGCGCTGACGCCGCTGATCGAAACCGCCCGCCGCATGTCGCTCACCTGGGGCGCGCATTGCGTCATCGCGGAAGAGCAGGACCGCTTCAAAGGCGCCGTGATCGCCGCCGTGCGCGCCGCGCGCACCTACGGCTTTGCGTCGGAAAAGGATCAGATCGTGCTGACCGCAGGCGTGCCCTTCAACGTGCAGGGAACGACCAACATCCTGCGCGTCGCGCCCTGCGACGAAAGATTGATCTACAAGGCCGATCCCGAGTAA
- a CDS encoding calcium-binding protein — MGFLLLLSLVPLALLGVLGGGDDDPATVTDDGDGTSDVRTGGSGDNNFEGDGDDDLLAGFGGDDTLTGRGGEDLLVGDTGDDVLVGGDGQDLLLGGRGEDLLQGGAGNDLMIGGQGEDRLEGEGGDDLLIDTSGSAEMDGGAGNDTLVGLGLGNDRQLYEAVTELNTNGFIDGVTSQFGPQSDSFNRMLLRNVLPLENAPSFDTMRGGAGDDLLIGDAGDVMTGGAGSDVFSALTPQTPVAPSDPTFGQVVRVTDFNPAEDKLEVQTRAQGDVNIAVEQRDQGVMVRVNGVDSIFLPGLRADQVNVNDITLTRL, encoded by the coding sequence ATGGGTTTCCTTTTGCTGCTGTCCCTTGTGCCCCTGGCGCTGCTTGGCGTTCTTGGTGGCGGGGATGATGATCCTGCGACCGTGACGGATGATGGTGATGGCACCTCTGACGTCCGGACAGGCGGTTCTGGCGACAACAACTTTGAAGGCGATGGCGACGACGACCTGCTGGCAGGCTTTGGGGGGGATGACACCCTGACTGGCCGCGGGGGCGAAGACCTGCTGGTCGGGGATACCGGCGATGATGTCCTTGTTGGCGGGGATGGTCAGGACCTGCTCTTGGGTGGCCGGGGTGAGGATCTTCTGCAAGGGGGGGCCGGAAACGACCTGATGATCGGCGGTCAGGGCGAAGACCGGCTGGAGGGCGAGGGCGGAGATGACCTTCTGATCGATACGTCTGGCAGCGCCGAAATGGATGGCGGCGCGGGCAATGACACGCTGGTCGGGCTGGGCCTGGGCAATGACCGGCAGCTTTACGAGGCTGTGACAGAGCTGAACACCAACGGCTTTATCGACGGGGTCACGTCGCAGTTCGGGCCGCAGTCGGATTCGTTCAACCGGATGCTGTTGCGCAATGTCCTGCCGTTGGAGAACGCGCCCAGCTTTGACACGATGCGCGGCGGCGCCGGGGATGACCTGCTGATCGGGGATGCCGGCGATGTGATGACGGGCGGGGCCGGGTCGGATGTGTTTTCGGCGCTGACCCCACAAACGCCGGTTGCTCCGTCCGATCCGACCTTTGGGCAGGTGGTGCGGGTGACGGATTTCAACCCGGCAGAAGACAAGCTTGAGGTGCAGACGCGGGCGCAGGGCGATGTGAACATCGCGGTTGAGCAACGCGATCAGGGCGTGATGGTCAGGGTGAACGGTGTCGATAGCATCTTCCTGCCGGGGCTGCGCGCCGATCAGGTGAACGTCAACGACATCACGCTGACGCGGCTCTAG
- the rpmI gene encoding 50S ribosomal protein L35, whose translation MPKMKTKSAAKKRFSFTASGRAKAGVAGKRHGMIKRTTKFIRDASGTMLLSPSDSKIVKKYMPYDR comes from the coding sequence ATGCCCAAGATGAAGACCAAGTCGGCGGCCAAGAAGCGTTTCAGCTTCACGGCTTCCGGTCGGGCCAAAGCCGGCGTCGCCGGCAAGCGCCACGGCATGATCAAGCGCACGACAAAGTTCATTCGCGATGCTTCCGGCACGATGCTGCTGTCCCCCTCGGACAGCAAGATCGTCAAGAAGTACATGCCCTACGACCGGTAA
- a CDS encoding N-formylglutamate amidohydrolase: MSAYRIIGEDRPGRWLVTCDHASNRVPDWVAGGDLGIGPADMGRHIAYDVGAAGLAEALGAGLDSPVILSDFSRLVIDPNRGEDDPTLVMKLYDGTIIPANRHIDAAGVTERLDRLHRPYHGALARLAGRRPDMVILAIHSFTPCLKGRAPRPWHVGVLHSHLDERLSRALINRLRAEPDLCIGDNEPYSGHLPGDAIDRHALQQGRLNTLVELRNDLIANPADQAAWAARLVPMLQEALARVTLD, encoded by the coding sequence GTGAGTGCCTATCGGATCATCGGAGAGGATCGGCCGGGGCGGTGGCTGGTCACCTGTGACCACGCATCGAACCGGGTGCCGGACTGGGTGGCGGGTGGCGATCTGGGGATCGGGCCTGCGGATATGGGCCGCCATATCGCCTATGACGTGGGCGCGGCCGGGTTGGCCGAGGCTTTGGGCGCAGGGCTGGATAGCCCGGTGATCCTGTCGGATTTCAGCCGTCTGGTGATAGACCCGAACCGGGGCGAGGATGACCCGACGCTGGTGATGAAGCTGTATGACGGCACGATCATCCCGGCGAACCGGCATATTGATGCGGCGGGGGTGACAGAGCGGCTGGACCGGCTGCACCGCCCCTATCACGGCGCGCTGGCACGGCTGGCGGGGCGGCGGCCGGATATGGTGATTCTGGCCATCCATTCCTTTACCCCCTGCCTAAAGGGCCGCGCGCCGCGCCCGTGGCATGTGGGGGTGCTGCATTCGCATCTGGACGAACGCCTGTCGCGCGCCCTAATCAACAGGCTGCGGGCCGAGCCGGACCTGTGCATCGGGGATAATGAGCCCTATTCCGGCCACCTGCCCGGCGACGCCATCGACCGCCATGCCTTGCAGCAGGGGCGGCTGAACACGCTGGTGGAACTGCGTAACGATCTGATCGCCAATCCGGCGGATCAGGCGGCATGGGCGGCGCGGCTTGTGCCTATGTTGCAGGAAGCGCTTGCCCGCGTGACGCTGGACTGA
- the dgcA gene encoding N-acetyl-D-Glu racemase DgcA, giving the protein MITATLETFPLARAFTISRGSKTEARVITATVTHNGVTGRGEAVPYARYGETPESVLEQIASLPEGITRTALQGALPPGAARNAVDCALWDWEAKAAGRRVWQLANLPAPGPRVTAFTLSLDTPDAMRAQAAENAHRPILKIKLGTPDDMPRLEAVRAGAPHSTIIIDANEGWTPEIYTHLAPHLIRLGVALVEQPLPAGADDLLAEIPHPLPICADESAHDRASLAALRGKYDMVNLKLDKTGGLTEALLMAGAARAQGFGLMVGCMVGTSLAMAPAILPAQGAAFTDLDGPLLLAQDRAHPLQYDEGGVHPPDAALWG; this is encoded by the coding sequence ATGATCACCGCCACCCTTGAAACCTTCCCCCTCGCCCGCGCCTTCACCATCTCGCGCGGGTCAAAGACAGAGGCGCGGGTGATCACCGCCACCGTTACGCACAATGGCGTCACCGGGCGGGGGGAGGCGGTCCCCTATGCCCGCTACGGCGAAACCCCCGAAAGCGTGCTGGAACAGATCGCCAGCCTGCCCGAAGGCATCACCCGTACCGCGTTGCAAGGAGCGCTTCCCCCCGGCGCGGCCCGCAACGCCGTGGATTGCGCGCTCTGGGATTGGGAGGCGAAAGCAGCGGGTCGCCGCGTCTGGCAGCTGGCAAACCTGCCCGCACCGGGGCCGCGCGTCACGGCCTTCACCCTGTCGCTCGACACGCCCGATGCCATGCGCGCGCAGGCGGCCGAAAATGCCCACCGCCCGATCCTGAAGATCAAGCTCGGCACCCCCGATGACATGCCGCGGCTTGAGGCCGTGCGCGCAGGCGCGCCACATTCCACCATCATCATCGACGCCAACGAAGGCTGGACCCCCGAAATCTATACCCACCTCGCCCCCCATCTGATCCGTCTTGGCGTGGCGCTGGTGGAACAGCCGCTGCCTGCCGGGGCGGATGACCTGCTGGCGGAAATCCCTCACCCCCTGCCCATCTGCGCCGATGAATCCGCACATGACCGCGCCAGCCTTGCCGCGCTGCGGGGCAAGTATGACATGGTCAACCTGAAGCTGGACAAGACCGGCGGTCTGACCGAGGCGCTGCTGATGGCCGGCGCCGCCCGCGCGCAGGGGTTCGGCCTGATGGTGGGCTGCATGGTCGGCACCTCGCTCGCCATGGCCCCCGCGATCCTGCCCGCCCAAGGCGCAGCCTTCACCGATCTGGACGGCCCGCTTCTGCTGGCGCAAGACCGGGCGCACCCGCTGCAGTACGATGAAGGTGGCGTCCATCCCCCAGATGCGGCGCTGTGGGGGTAG
- a CDS encoding DUF2442 domain-containing protein, with translation MADPIETLLKQATDTGNALLADGTLARTVSYNRSTGHLSITLANGAAVTIPAHLIEALRDAPEVARETVEVAGIGYGLHWPDIDLDLSVPALLAGVFGTRRWVDTQRAGRAGRATSAAKSSASRQNGAKGGRPRKPTSQFPT, from the coding sequence ATGGCTGACCCGATTGAAACCCTCCTGAAACAGGCGACCGACACGGGAAACGCCCTCCTTGCCGATGGCACGCTCGCGCGGACGGTCAGTTACAACCGATCAACCGGGCATCTGTCGATCACACTCGCCAACGGCGCCGCTGTCACCATCCCGGCTCACCTGATCGAAGCACTGCGCGATGCGCCGGAAGTGGCCCGCGAAACGGTCGAAGTGGCGGGTATCGGCTATGGTCTTCACTGGCCTGACATTGACCTTGATCTTTCCGTCCCTGCGCTGCTGGCAGGGGTCTTTGGCACGCGCCGCTGGGTTGATACGCAACGCGCCGGGCGTGCAGGCCGGGCAACCTCTGCCGCCAAGTCGTCTGCGTCCCGGCAGAACGGGGCAAAGGGGGGCCGCCCCCGCAAACCCACCTCGCAATTCCCCACTTGA